From the genome of Candidatus Hadarchaeales archaeon, one region includes:
- a CDS encoding YkgJ family cysteine cluster protein, which produces MNIDIPKNVQFECQRCARCCGDAPHRSRVIYLLEKEVEKISNVTDMHPMQFASPISGAGKFKYKMKRRGGACIFLKNGACTIYEHRPLVCRLYPFFVRKTEKGIVFEIYDDCPGIGLGQKLQEVDFKKLIEAAKEILS; this is translated from the coding sequence ATGAACATAGACATACCCAAAAATGTTCAGTTTGAGTGTCAGAGATGTGCTAGATGTTGTGGTGACGCCCCGCACAGAAGCCGAGTAATTTATTTGCTTGAAAAAGAAGTTGAAAAAATTTCGAATGTCACAGACATGCATCCTATGCAATTTGCTAGTCCGATTTCTGGAGCAGGAAAGTTCAAATACAAGATGAAGAGGAGAGGAGGAGCATGCATTTTCCTGAAAAACGGGGCATGTACGATATACGAACACAGACCACTAGTATGCAGACTGTATCCGTTCTTTGTTAGAAAAACAGAAAAGGGTATTGTGTTTGAAATCTACGACGATTGTCCGGGTATCGGCTTAGGACAAAAACTTCAAGAAGTGGATTTCAAAAAGCTGATTGAAGCGGCGAAGGAAATCTTATCCTGA
- a CDS encoding Lrp/AsnC ligand binding domain-containing protein yields the protein MISMQAIVYIRTTPGKALKALEKIKKIPQVRFAAATTGRFDIVVRVEVSDIRELGECVVNEIQKIEGVTYTETAVIVTT from the coding sequence ATGATAAGCATGCAGGCAATCGTGTATATTCGGACTACTCCTGGAAAGGCTCTGAAAGCCTTGGAAAAGATAAAGAAAATACCCCAAGTTAGATTCGCCGCTGCTACCACTGGTAGATTTGACATCGTGGTTAGGGTCGAAGTTTCGGATATACGCGAACTAGGCGAATGCGTAGTAAACGAGATACAGAAAATCGAAGGAGTTACGTACACAGAGACCGCTGTGATCGTTACAACATAA
- a CDS encoding valine--tRNA ligase, whose translation MEIPKEYRPLEVEPKWQKKWEEWGIYRFRREDRHSPTYVIDTPPPYPSGEFHMGTALNWTYIDIVARYKRMRGYNVFFPQGWDCHGLPTEVQVEKIYKIRKGDLPPDKFRELCIQLTENNIAHMKEEMKSMGFSIDWSTEYRTMDPDYYGKTQLSFVLLYKKGLIYRGEHPVNWCPRCETAIADAEVEYEERETSLYYISFELDSGEKIPIATTRPEFLPACVAVAVHPEDDRYRGLPGRKIKVPPFWNEVPIIEDQEVDPEFGTGVVMICTFGDKTDVRWVKRHNLPVIRLLDERGRITEAGKKYSGMSLEECRRAVLEDLKTAGLVFKEERIRQNVGLCWRCKTPVEILSKPQWFLRVLDLNPLAIKKAKEVRWVPSHMLFRFINWAESMDWDWVISRQRIFATPIPAWYCANCGAPIVASEKQLPVIPWRDPPPVEKCPHCGGKNFKPETDVLDTWMDSSITICVHAGWPDMDPRLYPADLQPNGTDIIRTWDYYLMIRHLALLGEKPYRTVLINGMVVGEDGRKMSKSLGNYVDTSMARSKWGADALRQWAAIGASTGSDVPFSWKDVEFGHKFMQKLWNAFRFSSKFLVGAKNLNPSKLKFSPVDRWILSKYQRLVEGVTEHLENFEFCHALRKIYTFVWHDLCDNYLEAVKYRLYSKDETAEAARFTLYEIFLGITKLLAPFIPHFAEEVFQTFFSRDFPEIISVHLSEWPKAKPEFIDKESERLGEMFCAVVGALRQFKARERMPLNAAISKAIFYTSPQIAEDLEKLKSDISGTLRILELSISISSPEIEEDIERVELNIERVGPKFRSDLEILKEALEKSDPKDIYSGVMSGGVTICYKGKEFKLDPGDLKFLRTVSSADGKKVVLVEEFPITIVLPL comes from the coding sequence ATGGAAATCCCAAAAGAGTACCGTCCACTTGAAGTAGAACCTAAATGGCAGAAAAAGTGGGAAGAATGGGGAATATACAGATTTCGGCGAGAGGACCGACATAGTCCAACATATGTTATCGATACGCCCCCACCCTATCCTTCTGGTGAATTTCACATGGGTACTGCCTTAAACTGGACCTACATTGATATTGTCGCACGTTACAAGCGGATGAGAGGCTATAACGTTTTCTTCCCTCAAGGATGGGATTGTCACGGGCTTCCGACAGAAGTTCAGGTTGAGAAGATTTACAAAATCAGGAAGGGAGATTTGCCACCCGACAAGTTCCGCGAGTTATGCATTCAGTTAACTGAAAATAACATAGCACATATGAAAGAGGAAATGAAATCGATGGGCTTTTCCATAGATTGGTCTACCGAGTACCGAACGATGGATCCAGATTACTATGGCAAGACGCAGCTTTCTTTTGTTCTTCTTTACAAAAAAGGCCTGATTTACCGTGGAGAACACCCAGTGAACTGGTGTCCACGCTGCGAGACCGCCATCGCCGACGCCGAGGTAGAATATGAAGAGAGAGAAACGTCTCTGTATTACATAAGTTTTGAATTAGACAGTGGGGAGAAAATCCCAATAGCCACCACGAGACCCGAATTTCTACCAGCGTGCGTGGCTGTGGCCGTTCATCCGGAGGATGATAGGTATCGTGGACTTCCCGGCAGAAAGATAAAAGTTCCTCCATTCTGGAATGAAGTACCGATAATAGAAGACCAAGAAGTAGATCCCGAGTTTGGCACCGGAGTAGTGATGATCTGTACTTTCGGGGACAAGACTGATGTGAGATGGGTTAAACGTCACAACCTCCCCGTTATCAGGCTTTTGGACGAGAGAGGACGAATAACTGAAGCCGGTAAAAAGTACTCCGGAATGTCCCTAGAAGAATGCAGACGAGCGGTTCTTGAGGATCTAAAAACGGCCGGGCTTGTTTTTAAGGAAGAAAGGATACGGCAAAATGTTGGTCTATGCTGGCGTTGTAAAACTCCGGTTGAGATCCTCTCTAAACCGCAGTGGTTCTTAAGGGTCTTGGATCTAAACCCGCTAGCAATCAAAAAGGCTAAGGAGGTAAGATGGGTGCCATCTCACATGCTTTTCAGATTCATCAATTGGGCGGAATCGATGGACTGGGATTGGGTAATATCTAGGCAAAGGATATTTGCTACGCCTATACCCGCATGGTATTGTGCCAATTGTGGAGCTCCGATCGTTGCGAGCGAGAAGCAACTGCCTGTGATTCCCTGGAGAGATCCACCCCCTGTGGAAAAGTGCCCTCACTGTGGAGGGAAAAACTTCAAACCGGAAACCGACGTGCTGGATACCTGGATGGATAGTTCCATCACCATCTGCGTGCACGCTGGTTGGCCGGATATGGATCCTCGATTGTATCCTGCTGACTTGCAACCGAATGGAACTGATATCATAAGAACCTGGGATTACTATCTGATGATCCGTCATCTCGCTCTTCTTGGTGAAAAGCCGTATAGAACAGTCCTGATCAATGGCATGGTTGTCGGAGAAGACGGAAGGAAGATGTCGAAATCCCTGGGAAACTATGTCGATACTAGCATGGCTAGGTCAAAATGGGGTGCCGATGCTCTCAGACAGTGGGCAGCCATAGGAGCTTCCACGGGTTCTGATGTTCCATTCAGCTGGAAAGATGTTGAGTTCGGCCATAAATTCATGCAAAAGCTTTGGAACGCTTTCCGGTTTTCATCGAAATTTTTAGTAGGTGCCAAGAATCTAAATCCATCTAAGCTAAAATTCTCTCCTGTAGATAGATGGATATTGAGCAAATATCAGAGGCTGGTTGAAGGAGTCACGGAGCACCTTGAAAATTTTGAATTTTGCCATGCTCTGCGAAAAATCTACACTTTTGTCTGGCATGATTTATGCGACAATTATTTGGAGGCCGTGAAATACAGACTGTACAGCAAAGACGAGACAGCCGAGGCTGCGAGATTTACTCTTTATGAAATTTTCCTCGGCATAACAAAACTGCTCGCACCGTTTATCCCACACTTTGCTGAGGAGGTCTTCCAAACTTTCTTTTCAAGAGATTTTCCGGAGATTATAAGCGTACATCTCTCAGAATGGCCGAAAGCAAAGCCAGAATTCATAGACAAAGAGAGCGAAAGGCTTGGTGAAATGTTTTGTGCCGTGGTTGGCGCCTTAAGACAGTTCAAAGCTCGGGAAAGGATGCCTTTGAATGCCGCGATAAGCAAGGCAATATTCTATACTTCGCCACAAATCGCCGAAGACTTGGAAAAACTAAAGTCCGACATTTCTGGAACTCTCAGGATTTTGGAGCTCTCAATCTCTATCTCTTCGCCAGAAATAGAGGAAGATATAGAAAGAGTTGAGTTAAACATCGAACGCGTCGGACCAAAATTTAGATCGGACCTAGAGATTCTTAAAGAAGCCCTAGAAAAATCAGACCCCAAGGATATCTATTCTGGCGTTATGAGTGGTGGCGTGACAATCTGTTACAAAGGAAAGGAATTCAAACTAGACCCGGGAGACCTAAAATTTTTGAGAACCGTTTCCTCTGCCGATGGAAAGAAAGTCGTACTAGTAGAGGAATTTCCAATCACCATTGTTTTGCCTTTATGA
- a CDS encoding DUF2116 family Zn-ribbon domain-containing protein → MVEDHRHCVVCGKPVPPDKFICSPSCEEILRKQQKRYHRIQLYTMILFFLLFVLILVISVVKGSS, encoded by the coding sequence TTGGTCGAGGATCATAGACACTGTGTAGTGTGTGGAAAACCAGTTCCGCCCGACAAGTTTATCTGTTCTCCATCCTGCGAGGAAATTCTAAGGAAACAGCAGAAGAGATATCATAGAATTCAACTTTACACAATGATACTGTTTTTCTTGCTTTTTGTTCTGATTTTAGTCATAAGTGTGGTCAAAGGAAGCTCATAA
- the pyrH gene encoding UMP kinase, with product MRITICIGGSVLAPDGPDGKFVKKLAEVLRKLKEDGHEISLVVGGGKPARMYIEEGRKLLLPSSKLDELGILITRLNARFLGLALGEICEQKPIETVEEATIVLASGKIPIMGGTTPGQTTDAVAATLASSVGSELLIFISNVDGIYDKDPKLYPDAQKIKVMKTADLMNLFGKIKFLPGMNVIIDPVAAKLIHLHRLKCVVLGKEEIEKLPDILAGNPHSGTVIEPGE from the coding sequence TTGAGGATAACAATTTGCATAGGTGGATCCGTGTTGGCTCCCGACGGACCGGATGGAAAATTTGTGAAAAAGCTTGCGGAGGTGTTACGCAAGTTGAAGGAAGATGGTCATGAGATATCGTTGGTCGTTGGCGGCGGAAAGCCAGCGAGAATGTATATCGAAGAAGGACGCAAACTGCTGCTTCCCAGCAGCAAACTGGACGAGCTAGGAATCTTAATCACCAGACTGAATGCGAGATTTTTGGGGCTGGCGTTGGGTGAAATTTGCGAACAAAAGCCAATAGAGACGGTTGAGGAGGCAACAATTGTGTTGGCAAGTGGAAAAATACCAATCATGGGGGGAACGACTCCGGGTCAGACAACGGATGCGGTAGCTGCAACGCTCGCTTCTTCGGTTGGGTCGGAGTTACTCATTTTCATATCAAACGTGGATGGCATATATGATAAGGATCCGAAGCTATACCCGGATGCGCAGAAAATCAAAGTCATGAAGACTGCAGACCTCATGAATCTTTTTGGAAAAATAAAATTCTTGCCCGGAATGAACGTGATAATCGATCCGGTTGCAGCAAAGCTCATACATTTACATAGATTAAAGTGTGTGGTGTTGGGAAAAGAGGAAATAGAGAAACTTCCAGACATCTTGGCCGGAAACCCCCATTCTGGAACTGTCATCGAGCCAGGTGAATAA
- a CDS encoding ferredoxin-thioredoxin reductase catalytic domain-containing protein, which yields MDQEIYELRKRMERYARMKGYSLNPDEGIVNMILRGLLENKKRHGYQYCPCRALTGNPAEDQPKICPCRWHEEEIRTMGRCHCGLFVKKEIFEEVKN from the coding sequence ATGGATCAGGAGATATATGAACTCAGAAAAAGGATGGAGAGATACGCGAGAATGAAAGGATATTCTCTGAATCCAGACGAGGGAATAGTAAACATGATACTGCGTGGATTGTTGGAGAATAAAAAGAGGCATGGGTACCAATACTGTCCATGCAGGGCATTGACAGGAAATCCTGCGGAAGACCAACCCAAGATATGTCCGTGTAGATGGCACGAAGAAGAGATTCGCACAATGGGGCGGTGCCATTGTGGTTTATTTGTTAAAAAGGAAATCTTTGAGGAGGTGAAGAATTGA